The window CAATGGGATTTTTCCTGTTGCGGAGAAACTCTTGGATAGTTCATTACAAATGCTGCGAACAATCCCTAACTTGGCATTAATTCCCCTAGTAATTTTATGGTTTGGTATTGGTGATCAAGCCAGATTATTTCTTGTCTCTATGGGGGTATTTTTCCCTTTATATTTAAATACATTTCATGGGATTCGTAGCGTCAATCCAGGATTGATTGAAATGGGACGAGTCTATGGATTAAAGCCCGTACAACTTTTGTGGCAAATCATTTTACCAGGGGCATTATCTTCAATTCTTGTCGGTGTACGCTTTTCTTTAGGAATTATGTGGCTAACACTGATTGTTGCCGAAACAATCGCTGCTGATTCTGGATTAGGCTACATGGCGATGAATGCCCGTGAATTTATGCAAACTGATGTTGTAGTTTTGAGTATTTTTATTTATGCCTTGTTAGGCAAATTAGCAGATGCAACTGCCAGATTTTTAGAAAGAAAATGGTTGGCTTGGCATCCTAATTATCAAAATGTCTAGTAATTCTCACTTCTCATCAGAAAAGAGAGTAGGGAGTAGGCTTTCTCACAAACAAAAATGGACAATGTACTAAGGAGGTATTATGAGTATTCATCCACAAGGAACCCAACTAAGTATTTTAGATTTAACGAAGGCTTTCGGTAAAAAAACTGTTTTAAATTCCATTAATTTGGAAGTATCACCTGGAGAATTTGTTGCCATTGTTGGACGTAGTGGTTGTGGTAAAAGTACCTTATTACGCCTTGTCTCTGGGTTAGAAAAAGCAAGTGCTGGCGGGATTCTGTTAGATGGAGAACCATTACGGAAATTGAGTAGTTCCGTCAGAGTGATGTTCCAAGATCCCCGCTTGTTGGAATGGAAGCGCGTCATTCAAAACGTAGGCTTAGGATTACAAAACAATTGGCGCGAAAAAGCCCAGTGGGCATTAGAACAGGTGGGATTGGATGATAGAGGGGAAGAATGGCCATCCGTACTCTCTGGAGGACAAAGACAAAGGGTATCTTTAGCTAGAGCCTTAGTGAGTCAACCCCGTTTATTACTATTAGATGAGCCTCTAGGCGCGTTAGATGCTCTGACTCGAATTGATATGCAAAAATTGATTGAAAAACTGTGGCAAGAACAGCAGTTTACAGCTTTTTTAGTAACTCATGATGTGGAAGAAGCTGTAGCCTTAGCAGACCGTGTAATTTTAATTGAAGACGGCAGAATCGCTCTTGATTTACCTGTCAATCTCCCTCGCCCCAGAGATAGAGGTAATGAAGTATTTGTGAGCATCAGAGAAACAATTCTCGACCAAGTAATGAATCGAGAAGGTAGCTATGCTTACAAGGAATTATTGCAGTTGGGCAGTTATTAATTCAAGAATAATGTGGTGATAGGAAAAGTAAAGGGTGTGACAAAGGAGTGTAGGGGTTGTGATGGTGTAGATAGAACAGGACTTACGCACAAAGATTATCTGTGGAGATTGGGTGTAAGGGTGAAAGGGTTTGGGGTGTAAGGATTTTGAATCAGTACACACGCCACTTGGCTCAAGTCGGGAAACCCGCCCACGCCAGTGGCTCCCCTATACCCCTGAACCCTCGCCACAACCCTTGATTTTTCGTTTTGAGGCGTAAGTCCATAGAAAAATCTACGCCATCATATCCTGATCCCAGTCAAGTTTCCGCACAAGAAAAAACGACCCTGTAATTCGGTGACTTAAACTATGAAAATCATTTTGCCTATCGAAATCGCTGCCGAAATTGAGCCACATCTATCGGCAGATACTAAGGTTGTACTGGTTGATAGTGATGGCAATCTTGATCAAAATGCGACGGATGCAGAGATTTATTTAAGTTGGTTTTTTCTCAAAAGCAATGTGTTGCATAAAGTGTTAGCAGCAGCACCCGCTTTACGTTGGCATCATGCGCCGAATGCAGGAGTAAATCATATTTTGACTCCGACTTATTTAGAACGGGACTTGATTCTGACGAATGGTGCAGGTGTTCATGCAATTCCGATCGCAGAATTTGTTTTAACTTATATACTTGCTCATGCTAAAAATCTGGCTGAATTGCAAGCGTTACAAGCAGAACACCACTGGAAAAGAGGTTTTCCGATTCAAGAATTAACTGATGCTACTTTGTTAATTATCGGTGCTGGTGGTATTGGTCAAGCGATCGCTGCTCGCGCTAAAGCTTTTGGGATGAAAATTATTGGTACTCGTCGCCACCCACAAGAATTAGCAAATTTTGATCAGGTTGTCGGTGTTGATGAATGGCGTTCATATTTACCAGAGGCGGATTATGTTGTAGTTGCAACACCTCTGACAGCAGAAACCCATAATTTAATTGATGAGACTGTATTGCGATCGCTGCCGCCTCATGCTTATCTGATTAATATTGCTCGTGGTGCTGTGGTTGATGAATCAGCATTAATCAAAGCCCTCACCGAAGGTTGGATTGCTGGTGCTGCTTTAGATACAGTAGTTACAGAACCATTACCAGATGATAGCCCTTTGTGGTCAGTCCCCAATATTTTTATTACCCCTCACTGTTCTGGTCATTCTCCCAAAGTCAAACAGCGTTCAGTGGAATTATTTCTGGACAACTTCAACCGCTACCAAACTTCTCAGCCTTTACGCAATGTCGTAGATAAGCAAGCAGGGTATTAGAAAGAAGGTAGCATTCTTAGCTGATTGTCTGAAATAAACCTGCCCTAGAGTAGCAAGAGCAGGTCAAGGAATTTGTATCAGGAATTCCGTGGAATAGTATTCAACATTATCCTCAGTTTTGCATGATTCGTTGATAATTCTTCACTTGCAAATCAATGCCAGTGATTGCAGTACCAACTACAACAGCATAAGCACCTAAATTTAAAGCGTGGCGTGCCATTTGCGGTGAAGAAATTCCTCCTTCACAAATTATCGGAACTTTTAACTCCTCTAATATCTGAGTTAAAAGTTCCCAGCTAGGTGGAGAATCATTATTAGTTTTGGGAGTATAGCCATAAAGAGTCGTCGCTACAATATCTGCACCAGCAGAGGCGGCGGCTTTAGCGGCTTCAATTGTATCCACATCAGCAATCACTGGTTTCTCTAATTCCTGATGTATGCGGCTGATCATCTCTGCCACTGTCTCACCATCAGGACGAGGCCTTGTTGTCGCATCGATCGCAATTATATCGGCTCCAGCCACCGCCACCGCCGCAGCATGATGAAACTGAGGTGTAATGTATACATCGTATTTAGGAATTACTTGTTTCCATAACCCAATAATCGGCACTTGCACTCGCTCTCTTACCGCACGGATATGAGTTGGAGTATCTATACGTACACCAACAGCACCATTATTAACCGCAGCCTGCGCCATTGCAGCAATAATAGTTGGTTCATGTAGAGGTGAATCAACAGGCGCTTGGCAAGATACAATCAGTCCGTTTTTTAAGGTATGAATTAAGTGGTCATTGGTCATTTGAGATAGAACTACTGTATATATAGGAATCCGATTTGATTTCTGAATCTAGTTGTGTAGGCTGGGAGTAGGGAATGGGGAGTAGGGAGTAGGAAAAAAGCCTGACCTGGGTGTACTGATTTTTTTCATAAATCAAATATGAGTCCTATACAATCTCAATTATTCCAGTTGCTCTCTGAGAGATGGAGTCAGAATCATTAATCCTCTGACAACTTCTTCAGGAGTAGCTGTGCCATCAATTACTTTTGGCGTAATTTCCATCAATTCTAAAGCTAAATGGGTAGGAATCCCCTTGGCTTCTAACCGCTTCAATTCCAAAATGTCAATGCCTGCGGCCAATCCATCTAAATATTCTTCTACACTTACACCCAAGTCTTCAATTTCTGCCATAGTAGAATTTTTATTTGTATTTGACTTTCATATTCACATTGATTACGTATAGCAACCCTAAATCATTTACAAATATCTATCTCCCTTGTCTCCCTTTTCTCCCTTGTCTTTACGTGAGCAAACAAAATATTTTTTTAACAACTGAACTGGAGCGATCGCAAAATTCACCAGTTATGAATCAGCACTGAGAACTTTCGCAGATTGGGGAGGTATCCAGACAGTAAAAATAGAGCCGATACCCACAGTCGATTCTACTTCAATTCGACCCCGATGCAATTCTACCAGTTGTTTAGTTAAAGCTAAACCCAATCCGGTACCTTCATAACGGCGACGATAAGGCGTATCTAACTGCTGAAATTTCTCAAACATTAATGGTAATTGCTCTTCAGAAATCCCAATTCCTGTATCTTCAACTTGAAAAACAGCAGTATTATCTTCTACCCAAATTCTGAGAGTAACACTGCCACCTTCTGGTGTAAATTTAATCGCATTGGTTAACAAATTCCATAAAATTTGTTCGATACGCTCGGCATCAGCACTAAAGATATCGCGTCGAGGATCAATTAGTAAATCCAGTTTGAGGGTAACTTGTTGGTTATTCGCTTTATCAATTAAGGCGGATATAGCACTTTCCGCTATCTTTGCCAAAGAAAATTCATTAATATTTAAAACTGTTTTTCCAGCCTCGATTTGTGATAAATCCAGGATGTCGTTAATCATTTCTAATAAATGTTCGCCACTGTCGTGGATGGTTTGCAGATAATCTCGTTGTCGTTGGCTCAATTCACCTATCGGCCAACGTAACAAAGTAGAAGACATCCCAATTACATAAGTTAACGGTGTGAGTAATTCATGACTAATGGTGGCAAGAAATTCGTTACGTAAACGGCTGGCAGCTTCAGCAGCCAATAAAGCATCACGTAAAGCCATTGTACGCTCTAACACCCGTTGTTCGAGCGTTTGTTTTTCTTGAGTGAGCGATCGCATTAACTCTGATTGATGAATAGCGATCGCTAATTGTTCAGCAATGGAAGAAAGTAAATTTCGCTCATTGTCAGTCCACTGGCGCGGAATATCGCACTGATGAGCAATTAACAAACCCCAGAGTTTTTCCTCAAACATAATTGGGGCTGCTAACTTTGCCCTAACTCGATTAGCGCGGAGAAAGTTCAACAAACACTCTTCCAGCGCATAAGTTTTTTCCACATCTTCCACCACTAAGGTAAAACCTTGGCGATACTTCTCCCAGCAAAGCGAATGGCGAGTAAAGCAAGTTGTTTCTTGGGAATGTAACACCGAAGAAATCTCATCCGTCGCCCTGACTTCATAAACAATGCAACCACCATACTTTTGCCAGTCTGAGATCAGGGATGGAGTAGGACTCTGCCCATTTGCTGTAGAGTTTTGGGTATTGACCCCTGACCTTTCAAATTTATATATTACTAACCTGTCTAACTTCAAAAACTCACGCACTTGGGCGATCGCAGTTGCCATAATCACTGGCAAATCTAAACTTTTGCGAATCTGAGTTGTGACTTGATTTAACAATCGCTCTTGGGAGATTTGTTTTTGTAAAGCAATTTCAATCGCTTGACAAGCATTCTCTGACTGACTGGTATTAAAAGATTCTGTTACCGCCTGATGTTTTTGAGGTAGCAGATACTCTAATAACAACAGCGTGAATCGACTTTGAAGGGTAGCATCATTAGGGCGGAGAATTTGACTGTAGTAGTCAAGATTTTGATAAGTCTCGCAATCACTAGCAAACAAACCCTTCAAATTGTTAACAAAGTCGGCGATCGCTTCTGAATTAAACGTCAAGCTAGTGCTGAGTTGGGAGTTGGGAGTTGGGAATGGGGAGTGGGGATTTTCTTCTGCTTCTTGCTCCTCCTGCGTCAAAGCGCCTCGTAACAGCGCACTAAACTGTTCTGAAACCACCAAAGTGAATCTTTGACTTTGCCATTCTTCAGTTATGAGAACTCTAGCCAGCACAGATTCTGTCAGCACTAGCACAGAACTTTCCACAGATTGAGCCATTTGCTGTAACAATTCCCCAAGCTGATTAAATACAACTAAAGGCAAATTTTGAGAAAAGCTCAAATCAGGTGAACTAAGCATTTTCAAGGTCTAGTGAGAGGGGTTGAAGAACCAGTTTATGGGAGGTGTTACCTCTTGTTTAGCAACTGGCTGTGCTAGGCTGAAATGTTCTTTAAATCGTGTTCTAACCAACAGTTTAAGACGGTAAGGCGGGATCATGCACCGAATAAATGCTAAATCAGTCGGATGGAATCAGTCAGAAAGTTTAATGTTTTTAGAACAAACTCCAGCACCGTTTATATTTATTACGGCTGCGGATACTGACATTCAAACTTTGGCAGCAGCAGTTACCAAATTACCGACGAATTTTCCTGCATTAAGAGTCGCTAACTTATTGCAGTTACAACAACAAATCACTATTGACACATACAGCGAGCAAGTTTTAGAACTTGCCGAGGTAATTATTTTACGTCTTTTAGGCGGACGTGCATATTGGGGTTACGGTTTAGAAGTCGTGCAGGAAATTGTACAACGTAACGGTACAACCTTAATTGTAATGCCTGGAGATGATGCCCTCGACCCAGAATTAGTTGCTCAATCTACTGTACCTGTAGAGATTGTTAACCAAGCATGGCAATACTTCAATGAAGGCGGTGTTAATAATTTTGTTAATGCTTTGCAATTTATTGCTGACACTTGTTTAGAAACATCCTTTCAACCCCTACCACCGCAAATTGTTCCTCGTGTGGGGTTGTATGAATGGACAATTGGGAGTAGGGAGTGGGGAGTGGGGAGTGGTGAAACAGCCTTACTCACACAGGAGGAATACAGAAAGAAAAATCCCGAACTTCCTCTTCCCGATTCCCGACTCCCAACTCCCGACTCCCCAATCCCCAAAGTGGGTATTTTGTTCTACCGCGCTCATTATCTGGCGGGAAATACTCATGTGATTGATGCTTTGTGTACAGCTTTAGCGCACAGAAACTTACAACCAGTGCCAGTGTTTGTTTCTTCATTACGTGACCCCAGTGTACAAGATGAATTGAGTGAAATTTTCCAGCCAAAAGATGCTGAACAAATAGCCATCCTGTTGAATACTACTAGTTTTTCTTTGGCGCGTTTAGACACAGAAGCACCCGAAACAGAAATTTGGCAAAAACTAGATGTGCCAGTTTTACAAGTAATTCTCAGTGGAGGTTCGCTGGAACAGTGGGAGTCACTGTCTCAAGGTTTGTCTCCCCGTGATATTGCTATGAATGTGGCACTACCAGAGGTGGACGGCAGAATTATCAGCCGCGCAGTATCTTTTAAAGCTTTGCAAACACGCAATTCTGACCTAGAAACAGATGTCGTTGTTTATGAACCAGTGAGCGATCGCATCGATTTTGTCGCTCAACTTGCGGCTAATTGGGTACGTCTCAGAACTAAACCACCACAAGAACGGCGCATTGCCCTAATTTTGGCTAACTACCCAAACCGCGATGGTCGCCTTGCTAATGGTGTTGGCTTAGATACTCCCGCCAGTTGCGTAGAAGTTCTCAAAGCCTTACAAATGGCTGGTTATGCAGTAGATGACTTGCCAAAAGATGGTAACGAATTAATCAAACTTCTTACAGATGGCGTAACCAATGACCCCGAAGCCAGAGAATTACGCCCCATTCAGCAAAGTCTTTCAAATGAAGCATATCAGGAATATTTCGCCTCATTACCAGAATCAGTTAAACAAGGTATTAAGGAACGGTGGGGAGTCGGGAGTGGGGAGTCGGGAGTAGAGAATCAAGAAGAAATTTCTTACCCCCATTCTCCTTTTCCCATTCCCGGAATCCAACTCGGCAACATTTTCATTGGGATTCAGCCAGCGCGGGGTTATGATATCGACCCTAGTTTGAATTATCACGCCCCAGATTTAGAACCAACCCACACTTATTTAGCCTTTTATTACTGGGTAAGAGAATACTTTGGTGCGGATGCTGTGGTACATCTTGGCAAACATGGCAACCTGGAATGGCTACCAGGGAAAAGTTTAGCTTTATCCAGCGATTGTTATCCCGAAGTTGCTTTTGGTGCAATGCCTCACCTCTACCCCTTTATTGTTAATGATCCGGGTGAAGGTTCCCAAGCCAAACGCCGCGCCCAAGCGGTGATTATCGACCATCTCACACCACCAATGACTCGTGCAGAATTGTATGGGGCTTTGCAACAATTAGAAAACTTAATTGATGAATTTTACGAAGCCGAAAGTTTAGATCCTTCTCGATTACCAGCCATCCGCGATCGCATCCGCGAACTCGTCATCAACGAAAACCTCCACCTCGACTTAGGACTAGAAAACAAAGAAGCCATCTTCAACTTTGAATTATCAATATTAAACTCATTAGATGGTTATCTATGCGAACTCAAAGAAGCTCAAATCCGCGACGGTTTGCATATATTCGGGCAATGTCCCCAAGATAGACAACTACGCGACTTAATAGTTGCGATCGCTCGCATCCCCAACCGCCATTCCATCGGCATCACCCGCGCCCTGTCCCAAGCCTGGGGATTAGACATCGACCCCCTCACCGACGAATTTAGCGCCCCCTTCACCCCCTCAGAATCACTCTCCGCGCCTTTGCGCCTTTGCGCGAAAATAAAATCCTGTCGCACCATCGGCGATGTAGTCGAACTCCTAGAACAACAAGCCGCCGAACTAGTAGAACAACTCCCCCACTCAGCACTCAGCACTCACACTTCGACTTCGCTCAGTGTACAGCACTCAGCACTCAACACAACCCTAGACTGGATCAACACCAAACTCCTCCCCGCCCTCCAACAAACCCCCGCAGAAATCACCAATTTACTGCATGGACTTGACGGCGGATACGTCCCCAGTGGCGCTTCCGGCGCACCCACACGCGGCAGACCAGAAGTTTTACCCACAGGCAAAAACTTTTACTCAGTAGATATCCGCGCCTTACCCACCGAAACAGCCTGGGATGTTGGTAGAAAAGCAGCAGAGAACTTAATTGAAACTTACACACAAGAACATGGGGAGTATCCCAAAACACTAGGCTTATCCTTGTGGGGGACAGCAACCATGCGGACTGGTGGTGATGACATTGCTGAAGCTTTAGCCTTGTTGGGTGTGCGTCCTGTGTGGGATGGTGCGGCGCGGCGAGTCATCGATTTTGAAATTTTACCCCTGTCGATTTTGGGTCGTCCGCGTGTAGATGTTACCTTAAGAATTTCTGGATTTTTCCGTGATGCCTTCCCCAATCTGATTGACTTATTTGAACAAGCAGTGATCGCAGTCGCCGCATTGGATGAATCGCCAGAGGAAAATCCCTTAGCAGTGCAAGTGCAGCAAGATACAGAGTATTGGGTAACGCAAGGATTACCAGAATCAGAGGCCAAGTTGCGATCGCGTTATCGCATTTTTGGTTCTCAACCCGGTGCTTACGGTGCGGGACTCCAAGGTTTAATGGAATCGCAAAATTGGACTGATGACCAAGATTTAGCCCGCGCCTACATCAACTGGAGTTGTTACGCCTACAGCAGCATTACTGCCAGCCAAGAAAAGGGCAAACTCACCGGAATTGCTGCGCCAGAAGCATTTGGGCAACGTTTACAGCAAATGCAAATTGTTCTGCAAAACCAAGATAACCGCGAACATGATTTGCTCGATTCTGATGATTATTATCAATTTCAAGGTGGTTTAACGGCTGCTGCCCGTTCTTTGCAAGGTAAAAATCCGCAAATTTACTTCGGTGATCATTCTATTCCCGCTAATCCCCGCATCCGCAAACTGCAAACAGAAATTGCGCGAGTATATCGTTCCCGTGTGATTAATCCTAAGTGGATTGCCGGAGTTATGCGCCACGGTTATAAAGGTGCCTTTGAAATGTCAGCAACTGTTGATTTTTTATTCGCCTACGATGCCACGACCAAATGCGTAGAAGACTATATGTATCAAGGGATAGCGGAGTCTTATTTATTTGATACTACCGTTTCCGAATTTATTCAGTACAATAATCCTCATGCGTTGCGTGATATTGCTGAAAGATTACTTGAAGCACACCAGCGTGGTTTATGGGAGAATGTCGATATACTGACACTGGAAAATTTAAGAAATTTAGTACATCAAGCAGAAGCAGCCATCGAAGAAAAATATATTCCAGACAAATCAACGGTGTAGGAATCTACTATGGACAACCTTGCATATTTGCACCTAGCTTTCGCCTATGAAGACTGTGAATCCAGTGACTTGGTGTTGCTGAGTGATTTATTAAACAAAGCCTCAGCCCCAGACTGGAGTAAACTCTCTGGTAAGGCTTGGAAGTATATGTTACCTCTGGCGCTTACCTTGTCTATTCTCAGTAGTGTTAATAGTGTCTTGGCTCTAGAGCGAGGAGATCAAGGCCCTTCTGTGAGAAGTCTGCAACAAAAACTCCAACAAGCAGGCTTTTATCAAGCACCTATCACGCAAGTTTACGATTTCCCCACAGAAGAAGCTGTCCGACGCTTCCAAAAAGCTGCGGGTTTACCTGTTGATGGCGTGATGGGTGCAAGTGCAATCCAAAAACTAGACAACTGGCGTAAGTCGTCTGCAACCAACCAAGCAAAAAAACCAACAGTTGTGCGGACAACTCAAACCACAAGAGTTGCGGCTGCTAGTACATCTAGTACAAAAAAACCAACAGTTGTGCGGACAACTCAAACCACAAGAGTTGCGGCTGCTAGTACATCTAGTACATCAGTCAACAAAACCACAACCCAAGCTACCAAACGCAGTAATTCTCAATACCTGATGAGAGGTGATGAAGGGGAACAAGTGAGAGTTCTGCAAGAAAAATTGCGGGTAGCAGGTTACTACTACGGAAATGCGACAGGGATATTTGGCCCCATTACCGAAGAATCGGTGAAGCGGTTCCAAGAAGCCTATAAACTAAACGTTGATGGGATTGTTGGCCCGGCAACTATCAGCAAACTGCCAGGGAGTGGTGTAGGTTATGGTGAAGATGCTCCGCCAAGACGTGCAGCTGATAAAGATAATCTTCGCATGGGCGATCGCGGTGAAGCCGTGAGAATGCTGCAAGAACAATTAATTAAAGCCGGATATTTACAAGGAGAACCAAACGGCTACTTTGGTTCTTACACTTCCGATGCTGTACGCCGCTTCCAATCTGACAATTACTTAGCCGCCAGTGGAATTGCTGGCCCTACCACCAGAGCTAGGTTATATAGTAAGGTGAGCAATGCGCCCAAAAGCGACTTTAGTGTTTTAGAAATTCAACGACGGCTGCGAGACAAGGGCTTTTATAAAGGAAAGCTCAATGGTGTTATGGCAGAAGACACAAGAAAAGCCATTAAGCAAGCCCAAGAATTTTACGGTGTCAGTCTTAGTGATATTAGAAGCGGACGCTTTTAACATCCGCTATGGCTTGTCGATGTGAATCCCCAATAGGTTGCTTCCCTCCGATAACTCTGCCAATTTTAGATTTTTTGGTCTATCACCAATTGAGTCTTAGATTGGCTGATTGATCAATCCAAAATCCAAAATTTAAAATCCAAAATTCTTTGGTTATCCTGCCCCAATGCTATAGCGGCATTAATGCCCTTTGGCACTTGGGGCATACTGCATGAATGGTCATTTGACAGTCGAGTAAATGAAACCCTTCTTTTTGAGCAGTTTTCGCACCAATTTTTAAAATCGAATCGTTTTTAAACTCAATTGTACTGTTGCACCGGACACAAATTAAATGGTGGTGATGGTGCGGGTAAGGTTGGTTAATTTCGTAATGTTTATGACCTTCGCCTAATTCCAATTCCCGCAAAATGCCCATCCGTGCCATCAACTTCAGCGTCCGGTAGATAGTTGAAAGGCTGATACCTTCGCCATCGGTTTCTAATCGATGGTAAAGATCCTCGGCACTGAGGTGTTCACCTTGTGGTAGCTCTTGAAAAATGTGTAAAATTGTTTCTCGTTGGGGAGTTAAACGCCAGCCTCTTTCATTTAACTCTGCTTTGAGTGAAGTAGTTGTGTAGACAGTCATACTAATTTTTCTCAACAAAGCCTATTAGTTGAGAATATAACAAATGTTCGGAGCAATTTGCAACAAACAATGCTTATTGACAATCTTTGTTAAGTTCCCATAAATAATCCGTAAAGTTCTTAAATCCCTACTTGAGTAGCGATCCCATACTCTCGGACAATTCAGCAGCAGTGTCTGGCAGTATAGCCAAGACTAGCTGCAAAAGTTTTTCATAAGCTAGAGAATTTTTAGCACTAAAATCCAAATTAACTGTGCTAAAACGGAAGAATCCAAAGTCAACAATCTATAGAAGTGTAAAGAATGAAGGATAAAACTTCATCTTCATACGTCACGCTACCCTTCTTCCCAAGGGAGATGCTACGCGAACAGGAAGCCACGCAAAGCGCGTCTACACACTTTACACTTCATACATCAATTAGCTCAGAGACTCTAGATAGTCGCGGATGAGATTACGACGCTTGGGTTGACGGAGCTTTTGCAAAGCTTTCGATTCAATTTGGCGTACTCGTTCCCGTGATAAATCCAGGGCGCGGCCAATTTCGGCTAAAGAATAAGGATGACCATCAGCTAAACCAAACCGCATCAGAATGACATCTCGTTCGCGGCTAGTTAAATCAGCTAACAGATTTTGCAAGTCTCTTTGTAAAGATTCTCGCATTAACATTTCTTCAGGAGTCACGCTATCGGTTTCTAGCAATTCTCCTAACTCTGTATCTTTATCTTTACCAACTTTGGTTTCTAGAGAAACAGAACGT is drawn from Aulosira sp. FACHB-615 and contains these coding sequences:
- the cobN gene encoding cobaltochelatase subunit CobN; this encodes MHRINAKSVGWNQSESLMFLEQTPAPFIFITAADTDIQTLAAAVTKLPTNFPALRVANLLQLQQQITIDTYSEQVLELAEVIILRLLGGRAYWGYGLEVVQEIVQRNGTTLIVMPGDDALDPELVAQSTVPVEIVNQAWQYFNEGGVNNFVNALQFIADTCLETSFQPLPPQIVPRVGLYEWTIGSREWGVGSGETALLTQEEYRKKNPELPLPDSRLPTPDSPIPKVGILFYRAHYLAGNTHVIDALCTALAHRNLQPVPVFVSSLRDPSVQDELSEIFQPKDAEQIAILLNTTSFSLARLDTEAPETEIWQKLDVPVLQVILSGGSLEQWESLSQGLSPRDIAMNVALPEVDGRIISRAVSFKALQTRNSDLETDVVVYEPVSDRIDFVAQLAANWVRLRTKPPQERRIALILANYPNRDGRLANGVGLDTPASCVEVLKALQMAGYAVDDLPKDGNELIKLLTDGVTNDPEARELRPIQQSLSNEAYQEYFASLPESVKQGIKERWGVGSGESGVENQEEISYPHSPFPIPGIQLGNIFIGIQPARGYDIDPSLNYHAPDLEPTHTYLAFYYWVREYFGADAVVHLGKHGNLEWLPGKSLALSSDCYPEVAFGAMPHLYPFIVNDPGEGSQAKRRAQAVIIDHLTPPMTRAELYGALQQLENLIDEFYEAESLDPSRLPAIRDRIRELVINENLHLDLGLENKEAIFNFELSILNSLDGYLCELKEAQIRDGLHIFGQCPQDRQLRDLIVAIARIPNRHSIGITRALSQAWGLDIDPLTDEFSAPFTPSESLSAPLRLCAKIKSCRTIGDVVELLEQQAAELVEQLPHSALSTHTSTSLSVQHSALNTTLDWINTKLLPALQQTPAEITNLLHGLDGGYVPSGASGAPTRGRPEVLPTGKNFYSVDIRALPTETAWDVGRKAAENLIETYTQEHGEYPKTLGLSLWGTATMRTGGDDIAEALALLGVRPVWDGAARRVIDFEILPLSILGRPRVDVTLRISGFFRDAFPNLIDLFEQAVIAVAALDESPEENPLAVQVQQDTEYWVTQGLPESEAKLRSRYRIFGSQPGAYGAGLQGLMESQNWTDDQDLARAYINWSCYAYSSITASQEKGKLTGIAAPEAFGQRLQQMQIVLQNQDNREHDLLDSDDYYQFQGGLTAAARSLQGKNPQIYFGDHSIPANPRIRKLQTEIARVYRSRVINPKWIAGVMRHGYKGAFEMSATVDFLFAYDATTKCVEDYMYQGIAESYLFDTTVSEFIQYNNPHALRDIAERLLEAHQRGLWENVDILTLENLRNLVHQAEAAIEEKYIPDKSTV
- a CDS encoding peptidoglycan-binding protein yields the protein MDNLAYLHLAFAYEDCESSDLVLLSDLLNKASAPDWSKLSGKAWKYMLPLALTLSILSSVNSVLALERGDQGPSVRSLQQKLQQAGFYQAPITQVYDFPTEEAVRRFQKAAGLPVDGVMGASAIQKLDNWRKSSATNQAKKPTVVRTTQTTRVAAASTSSTKKPTVVRTTQTTRVAAASTSSTSVNKTTTQATKRSNSQYLMRGDEGEQVRVLQEKLRVAGYYYGNATGIFGPITEESVKRFQEAYKLNVDGIVGPATISKLPGSGVGYGEDAPPRRAADKDNLRMGDRGEAVRMLQEQLIKAGYLQGEPNGYFGSYTSDAVRRFQSDNYLAASGIAGPTTRARLYSKVSNAPKSDFSVLEIQRRLRDKGFYKGKLNGVMAEDTRKAIKQAQEFYGVSLSDIRSGRF
- a CDS encoding Fur family transcriptional regulator; the protein is MTVYTTTSLKAELNERGWRLTPQRETILHIFQELPQGEHLSAEDLYHRLETDGEGISLSTIYRTLKLMARMGILRELELGEGHKHYEINQPYPHHHHHLICVRCNSTIEFKNDSILKIGAKTAQKEGFHLLDCQMTIHAVCPKCQRALMPL